A single window of Pyrus communis chromosome 10, drPyrComm1.1, whole genome shotgun sequence DNA harbors:
- the LOC137747853 gene encoding uncharacterized protein, whose protein sequence is MSASPDEDFWHLQVNDASNYKGSRAGLALVTPDSSNLKKAITLSFKTSNNEAEYEALLVGLQMEKDLVMKKLAIHSDSQLITSQTIREYMRKHLKMAQYLEKVRKQLEAFQTYTFTQVLWVDNAHTDALAGLSFVLNHQLKRSILVEYLDALS, encoded by the coding sequence ATGTCTGCTTCACCTGATGAagacttctggcatttgcaAGTCAACGAcgcatccaactacaaaggctcGAGAGCAGGCTTAGCCCTTGTCACTCCAGACAGTTCGAATCTCAAGAAGGCAATCACTCTAAGCTTCAAAACATCCAACAACGAAGCAGAATACGAAGCTTTACTAGTAGGCCTCCAAATGGAAAAAGACTTGGTGAtgaaaaagcttgcaattcattctgattcccagctaatcacTAGCCAGACTATTAGGGAGTACATGAGAAAACATCTGAAAATGGCGCAGTACCTAGAAAAGGTACGAAAACAACTTGAggcatttcagacttacacATTCACTCAAGTTTTGTGGGTAGATAATGCCCATACGGATGCGCTGGCCGGCTTAAGCTTCGTCCTCAACCACCAACTCAAACGCTCTATCCTGGTGGAGTATTTAGACGCTCTATCCTAG
- the LOC137747100 gene encoding peroxidase 73-like: MGRFHLILVWSLCVSLCLLLCPTSAQLKTNYYANICPNVESIVKDAVTKKFQQTFVTVPGTLRLFFHDCFVEGCDASVIVASTANNKAEKDNPDNLSLAGDGFDTVIKAKAAVDAVPQCKNKVSCADILALATRDVIGLSGGPSYSVELGRLDGLSSTSTSVNGKLPKSTFNLNQLNSLFASHGLSQADMVALSGAHTLGFSHCNQFSNRIYSNPVDPTLNKAYATQLQQMCPKNVDPDIAINMDPTTPRTFDNVYFQNLVEGKGLFTSDQVLYTDSRSQPTVRTWAKNKAAFNQAFITAMTKLGRVGVKTGKNGNIRRDCSVFN, translated from the exons ATGGGTCGATTTCATCTTATTCTAGTATGGTCACTTTGCGTCAGTTTGTGTCTACTCCTTTGTCCCACATCGGCGCAGCTCAAAACAAACTACTATGCCAATATCTGCCCCAACGTTGAAAGCATTGTCAAAGATGCTGTCACTAAGAAATTCCAGCAAACATTCGTCACGGTTCCCGGAACGCTCCGTCTCTTTTTCCACGATTGCTTTGTCGAG GGATGTGATGCTTCCGTTATAGTTGCTTCCACTGCAAACAACAAGGCAGAAAAGGACAATCCGGATAATCTGTCATTAGCCGGAGATGGGTTTGATACGGTGATCAAAGCGAAAGCAGCCGTTGATGCAGTTCCTCAATGCAAAAACAAAGTCTCTTGTGCTGATATTCTTGCCTTGGCCACCAGAGATGTTATTGGTTTG TCTGGGGGACCTTCATATTCTGTTGAGTTGGGAAGATTGGATGGCCTAAGCTCAACTTCTACGAGTGTAAATGGGAAGCTACCCAAGTCAACCTTCAATTTGAACCAGCTCAATTCCCTGTTTGCTTCCCATGGGTTGTCCCAAGCTGACATGGTTGCTCTTTCAG GGGCACACACCCTTGGGTTCTCTCATTGCAACCAGTTCTCAAATCGGATTTATAGTAACCCAGTGGACCCCACGCTGAACAAAGCGTACGCAACGCAGCTTCAACAAATGTGTCCCAAAAATGTAGACCCCGACATAGCCATCAACATGGACCCAACCACGCCCAGGACGTTTGACAATGTATACTTTCAGAATCTTGTGGAAGGGAAAGGATTATTTACCTCGGACCAGGTCCTTTATACGGACAGCAGATCGCAGCCCACGGTAAGAACGTGGGCCAAAAACAAGGCGGCTTTTAACCAGGCCTTTATTACCGCTATGACCAAGCTGGGCCGTGTCGGAGTGAAGACCGGCAAGAACGGTAATATTCGTCGCGATTGCAGTGTTTTTAATTGA